The proteins below come from a single Gimesia alba genomic window:
- a CDS encoding HDOD domain-containing protein translates to MSATSQTMEFRALVADDDKIVCRMVSYALTQEGFICNTATDGVHALALLNQKPYDLVMTDLHMPNKNGHSLAVELLEQEFRPVVMVHTAIKDPNLTRDMTLRGVDDISFKPTDYELLASKARGLAERRREKREGEDISPNKANLENKKNTNEMLPVKSNLTNGIRISPTKVYQHMSQLDTFFPLSHVPFDVYSLASRENVSVEELAQLIEQDEALTTEILNLANSDDSISESNETVDLEKAILLLGCQRIGELAIMSGAKLALTSCSAPWINCDLLWKRSLAASKTVRIIEKTQFTNSDGSAFLCALLHPIGRIILATLFPEEHRELTEHCQATGESLDLAEEAAFGLSYGQIAARFCSTWRIPATSRLPLEHLTRTFDEMISLPDPARQNIEIVKLSLLLSRIAMSLWEPCDIIDIPRRAVLNKLNMPSVQRTLGLIQEACIFESLPQPLQPDLESDQILPKIATLIEYISTAATTSDLLFPLLNSLGLNIHDQQLELAHLNLIDGVSLGNKHLREFIESQNLPDSVGIVRHYKDASLFKPGAAICLPTTVQKLFTFFTS, encoded by the coding sequence ATGAGTGCTACATCTCAAACAATGGAATTTCGCGCATTAGTCGCCGATGACGATAAAATCGTTTGTCGTATGGTTTCTTATGCGCTGACTCAGGAAGGTTTCATCTGTAATACGGCGACTGATGGAGTCCATGCACTGGCTTTACTCAACCAAAAGCCGTACGACCTCGTCATGACAGACTTGCACATGCCGAACAAGAATGGACATTCTCTCGCGGTCGAATTGCTGGAACAAGAATTCCGTCCTGTGGTGATGGTTCATACTGCGATTAAAGATCCCAATTTAACGAGAGACATGACTTTACGTGGAGTCGATGACATTTCTTTCAAACCGACCGATTATGAACTACTGGCATCTAAAGCGCGCGGCCTGGCGGAACGACGTCGTGAAAAACGGGAAGGTGAAGACATCAGTCCCAATAAGGCCAATTTAGAAAATAAAAAAAACACAAATGAAATGCTGCCTGTCAAAAGCAATCTGACAAACGGAATTCGGATTTCACCGACCAAAGTCTATCAACACATGTCCCAACTTGACACTTTTTTCCCTCTGTCTCACGTTCCCTTTGATGTGTACTCGCTGGCTTCGCGGGAAAATGTCAGTGTGGAGGAACTCGCTCAACTCATTGAGCAGGATGAAGCCCTGACAACGGAAATTCTCAATCTTGCGAATTCAGATGATAGTATCTCTGAGAGCAATGAAACGGTCGATCTGGAAAAGGCGATCTTACTACTGGGATGCCAACGGATTGGAGAGCTGGCCATCATGTCGGGTGCGAAACTGGCGTTGACCAGCTGCAGCGCGCCCTGGATCAATTGTGATCTGCTCTGGAAACGAAGTCTGGCCGCCAGTAAAACCGTTCGAATCATTGAAAAGACGCAGTTCACCAATTCCGATGGCTCTGCATTTCTGTGTGCATTACTCCATCCGATCGGTCGCATTATTCTGGCAACACTCTTCCCGGAAGAACATCGTGAATTGACAGAACACTGCCAGGCAACCGGCGAGTCACTTGATTTAGCAGAAGAAGCCGCTTTTGGTCTCTCTTATGGACAGATTGCTGCCCGTTTTTGCTCAACGTGGCGCATTCCTGCAACATCCAGATTACCGTTAGAACATCTCACCCGTACGTTTGATGAAATGATTTCTTTACCCGATCCTGCACGTCAAAATATCGAAATCGTCAAGCTTTCACTGCTGCTTTCACGGATTGCAATGTCGCTGTGGGAGCCCTGTGATATTATTGATATCCCTCGCAGAGCCGTATTAAATAAACTGAATATGCCTTCGGTCCAGAGAACACTTGGCTTAATTCAAGAAGCATGTATTTTTGAAAGTCTCCCCCAGCCGCTTCAACCGGATTTGGAGTCAGACCAGATTTTACCGAAGATCGCAACACTGATTGAATATATTTCCACAGCCGCAACCACGTCAGACTTACTATTCCCCCTGCTCAACTCACTCGGCCTGAATATTCATGATCAACAACTCGAACTAGCCCACTTGAATCTGATTGACGGCGTCTCGCTGGGCAATAAACATCTTCGCGAGTTTATCGAATCACAGAACTTGCCTGATTCCGTTGGCATCGTTCGCCATTACAAAGATGCTTCTCTGTTTAAGCCTGGTGCTGCAATCTGCCTGCCCACTACCGTCCAAAAGCTGTTCACATTTTTCACAAGTTAA
- a CDS encoding PAS domain-containing hybrid sensor histidine kinase/response regulator, with the protein MSLRFKTNYRIRLFIPTLILGMIVFGANSSPQAAESKTELNLNKAGECANGLCQKSSSTAALSAEGPGTFFTKLFDTSDFPARWYCGSWSSDVGWLHIISDIAIFAAYFAIPVVLLYFLLQRKDLPFPKIIWLFAAFIMFCGFGHLIEAGIFWWPVYRFSGLIKACTAIVSLITVLVLIRLVPEALKFPSAVLLAKELQRSKERLDFALESGQIGVWEWNLKTDRLSWDRKTREIFDIDLEQTELCFEDFSKRLHPEDRARVISRMKECTETRQTFNEQYRVIYDNGSVHYVQSQGRVVLGDDDQPEQFIGVCHDFTEKQLQENALLESEQNFRSTFEQVAMGIAHVAPDGHWLRVNSGLSEIVGYSSEELLELTYQDITHPDDLEADLNNVEQLIAGNIESFSLEKRYLHKNGAPIWTNLTVSLVRHSSGEPKHFISVIENIQRRKEVEASLEMYNQKVKKLSLVASKTKHPVIICDAQGKIEWVNDAFTDLTCYSLNDVIEKHLTEILHGPNTNYEIMADLRYHIELKESVATEIAIYDREGYEYWIELKIDTVLGDDGELLNFIATQIDVTARKHSEIALRKANAQFNKLLQADILGIMICRFEGRIEQANDELLRILGYTPEDLDAGLIDLKALTPPEWLECDQAVRREIAETGAAKPVEKEFFRKDGTRVPVVFGVTQLDEADDLCLCFVLDAATQKQKEEEAAQRSHELQIATEKSKANERRIEAIVNTAVDPIITISGTGKIKSFNPAAERLFGYAASEILEQNIKLLMPSPYREEHDGYLARYLATGKQNVIGSGREAVGQRKDGTTFPLHLSVSQVVVENSGKDKEILFTGIIRDLTEQKQKEAEAEERTRELQIATEKSKSNERRIEAIVNTAVDPIITISGIGKIKSFNPAAERLFGYTASEILEQNIKLLMPSPYREEHDGYLARYLATGKQNVIGSGREAVGQRKDGTTFPLHLSVSQVVVENSGKDKEILFTGIIRDLTEQKQKEAEAAERTRELQIATEKSKSNERRAELANRTKSDFLANMSHELRTPLNGVIGMTELLAGTNLSQRQQEFVDACRNSGESLLKLINDILDFSKIEAGKLELDLHDFDLENLVMDTVRTMVWRTAEKKLELPCYVHPESRLVLKGDSYRLRQILVNLVGNAIKFTDTGEIFVRAEPVSRQDDQINIRFSVTDTGIGIEEDKLNRLFQSFSQVDASTTRHYGGTGLGLVISQNLVELMGGEIGIESQRGVGSTFWFEIPFTVVSESTVDLPLESPIAGKRTLIVEDNETKRTIIQTYMTEWNIESVGTASVDEALAAIDEANAENKPFDVIVTDFDMPHRNGLDLAEALKDSPEKMVLLLSTTNVDFTDRELMEYGIDMILRKPIQRHKLYEMICSLFANGGEKQFVSLSNNEPANQTAKKLPTTRILLAEDNNINLMYVTELMNQLGCMCDTATNGLEAVEAVQQHEYDLILMDCQMPELDGFGATRQIRQLESDGTLKGHIPIVALTANAIKGDRERCFESGMDEYLSKPVQKNQIINVLERILRQKEVAVIETTHANTELTNEEKSSTPPPIDAALLLERCFGSLELAGSLLDELETTGRDRVKEIQQQAEVSDAQALALAAHSLKGATGILCASSLLKLSEEIELAGHEANLEGIEALIDDISNEMERCLDNIPQLREEMRLIKEGDV; encoded by the coding sequence ATGTCTTTACGTTTCAAAACGAACTATCGAATCCGGCTTTTCATCCCGACACTCATCTTGGGGATGATTGTTTTTGGTGCGAACTCGTCTCCCCAAGCCGCTGAGTCAAAAACGGAATTGAATTTGAACAAGGCTGGGGAATGTGCCAACGGCCTTTGTCAAAAATCTTCTTCCACAGCCGCGCTGAGTGCCGAAGGACCGGGAACGTTTTTCACAAAGCTGTTCGACACGAGCGACTTCCCGGCACGCTGGTACTGCGGTAGCTGGTCCTCAGACGTCGGCTGGCTACATATCATTTCTGACATCGCCATCTTCGCTGCCTACTTCGCGATTCCGGTTGTGCTGCTCTATTTTTTACTGCAACGCAAAGATTTGCCCTTCCCCAAAATCATCTGGTTATTTGCAGCTTTTATTATGTTTTGTGGTTTCGGACATCTGATCGAGGCTGGCATCTTCTGGTGGCCCGTGTATCGGTTTTCTGGACTGATCAAAGCATGCACTGCCATCGTCTCCCTGATTACCGTCCTGGTATTAATTCGTCTGGTCCCGGAAGCCTTGAAATTTCCTTCGGCAGTCTTGCTTGCCAAGGAACTACAACGGAGTAAAGAACGGCTCGATTTTGCTCTCGAGTCTGGACAGATTGGTGTCTGGGAATGGAATTTAAAGACTGATAGGCTCTCATGGGATCGGAAAACCAGAGAGATTTTCGACATTGATCTGGAACAGACGGAACTTTGTTTCGAAGATTTCAGTAAACGGCTACATCCGGAGGATCGAGCGCGAGTCATTTCCCGAATGAAGGAATGTACTGAGACCAGACAGACTTTTAACGAACAATACCGGGTGATCTATGACAATGGTTCCGTGCATTATGTGCAGTCACAAGGAAGAGTTGTTTTAGGAGATGATGACCAGCCGGAGCAGTTTATCGGCGTCTGTCACGATTTCACAGAAAAACAACTTCAGGAAAATGCACTACTCGAAAGCGAACAGAATTTTCGCAGTACGTTTGAGCAAGTCGCGATGGGAATCGCGCATGTCGCGCCAGACGGTCACTGGTTGCGCGTGAATAGTGGACTCTCTGAAATTGTCGGTTACAGCAGTGAGGAACTTCTGGAACTAACATACCAGGACATCACACACCCGGATGATTTAGAAGCCGATCTGAACAATGTCGAACAATTGATTGCAGGGAATATAGAATCATTTTCGCTGGAGAAACGATATCTCCATAAAAACGGAGCACCGATCTGGACCAACCTGACCGTCTCACTCGTGCGGCACTCCTCGGGTGAACCAAAGCATTTCATTTCGGTCATCGAGAACATTCAAAGACGCAAAGAAGTGGAAGCGTCTCTCGAGATGTACAACCAAAAAGTCAAAAAGCTGTCTCTGGTTGCCAGTAAGACAAAACACCCGGTCATCATTTGTGATGCCCAGGGTAAAATCGAATGGGTTAATGATGCCTTCACCGATTTAACCTGCTATTCATTGAACGATGTCATTGAGAAACATCTGACAGAAATTCTGCACGGCCCAAACACCAATTATGAAATCATGGCGGATCTCAGATACCACATCGAATTAAAAGAAAGTGTTGCTACCGAAATCGCCATTTATGACCGTGAAGGATACGAATACTGGATTGAGCTCAAAATCGACACGGTATTAGGTGATGACGGCGAACTCCTGAATTTCATCGCCACTCAAATCGACGTTACTGCACGTAAACATTCTGAAATTGCCCTAAGAAAGGCCAACGCCCAGTTCAACAAGTTACTGCAAGCCGATATTCTGGGAATTATGATATGCCGTTTCGAAGGGAGAATCGAACAGGCAAATGATGAATTACTGCGGATTCTGGGTTATACACCTGAAGATCTTGATGCAGGCCTGATCGATCTCAAAGCCTTAACTCCTCCGGAATGGCTGGAATGCGATCAGGCAGTACGACGCGAAATTGCGGAAACAGGCGCTGCAAAACCGGTAGAAAAAGAATTTTTCCGTAAGGATGGAACGCGTGTGCCGGTTGTATTTGGAGTTACTCAGTTGGATGAAGCAGACGATTTATGTCTCTGTTTTGTCCTGGATGCAGCTACCCAGAAACAGAAAGAGGAGGAAGCCGCACAGCGTTCACATGAATTGCAAATCGCCACTGAGAAAAGTAAAGCAAACGAAAGACGCATCGAAGCAATTGTGAATACCGCCGTCGACCCCATCATCACCATTTCCGGTACTGGTAAGATCAAATCATTCAACCCGGCAGCAGAACGGCTGTTTGGTTATGCGGCCTCCGAAATTCTGGAACAAAATATCAAACTGCTCATGCCGTCTCCCTATCGCGAAGAGCACGATGGCTACCTGGCCCGTTACCTGGCAACCGGAAAGCAAAATGTCATCGGCAGCGGTCGCGAAGCGGTCGGACAACGTAAAGACGGAACTACCTTCCCGCTGCATCTTTCAGTAAGTCAGGTCGTCGTAGAAAACAGCGGAAAAGACAAAGAAATTCTCTTCACCGGCATCATTCGCGACTTGACCGAGCAAAAACAGAAAGAAGCTGAAGCCGAAGAACGCACGCGTGAACTGCAAATCGCCACGGAGAAAAGTAAATCCAACGAACGCCGCATCGAAGCAATTGTGAATACCGCCGTCGACCCCATCATTACCATTTCCGGTATCGGCAAGATCAAATCATTCAACCCGGCAGCAGAACGGCTGTTTGGTTACACGGCTTCAGAAATTCTGGAACAAAATATCAAACTGCTCATGCCATCTCCCTATCGTGAAGAACACGATGGCTACCTGGCTCGTTACCTGGCAACCGGAAAACAAAATGTCATCGGCAGCGGTCGCGAAGCAGTCGGACAACGTAAAGACGGAACGACCTTCCCGCTGCATCTTTCAGTGAGTCAGGTCGTCGTAGAAAACAGCGGAAAAGACAAAGAAATTCTCTTCACGGGCATCATTCGCGACTTGACCGAACAGAAACAAAAAGAAGCTGAAGCCGCAGAACGCACACGCGAATTGCAAATCGCTACGGAGAAAAGTAAATCTAACGAACGTCGCGCTGAATTGGCAAACAGGACAAAAAGTGACTTTCTTGCGAACATGAGCCATGAGCTCCGCACCCCCCTCAATGGAGTCATCGGGATGACGGAACTGCTGGCCGGTACGAATCTCAGTCAAAGGCAACAGGAATTTGTGGACGCCTGTCGGAACAGCGGCGAATCATTACTCAAGTTGATCAACGATATCCTGGACTTTTCCAAAATCGAAGCCGGTAAGTTAGAACTCGACCTGCATGATTTCGACCTGGAAAACCTGGTTATGGATACCGTGCGCACCATGGTTTGGCGTACCGCAGAAAAGAAACTCGAACTGCCTTGTTACGTTCATCCCGAGTCACGCTTAGTCCTGAAAGGCGACAGCTATCGCCTGCGACAGATTCTGGTCAATCTGGTGGGGAATGCGATCAAATTCACGGACACGGGAGAAATCTTTGTTCGTGCTGAACCCGTTTCGCGTCAGGATGATCAAATCAACATCCGTTTCTCTGTCACCGACACAGGAATCGGTATCGAAGAAGATAAACTCAACCGATTATTTCAGTCGTTCTCACAAGTGGATGCTTCGACAACCAGACATTATGGAGGAACCGGCTTAGGACTGGTCATTTCACAAAATCTGGTCGAACTGATGGGTGGTGAGATTGGGATTGAAAGCCAACGGGGAGTCGGGTCTACATTCTGGTTTGAAATTCCATTTACAGTCGTTTCCGAATCAACGGTAGACTTACCCCTTGAATCACCGATTGCAGGCAAACGAACACTCATTGTTGAAGACAACGAGACAAAACGAACGATTATTCAGACATATATGACGGAATGGAACATTGAATCGGTCGGAACGGCCTCGGTCGATGAAGCCCTGGCTGCGATCGACGAAGCGAATGCCGAGAACAAGCCCTTCGATGTGATCGTGACAGACTTTGATATGCCACACAGAAATGGTCTGGATCTGGCAGAAGCCCTCAAAGATTCACCGGAAAAAATGGTTTTGCTTCTCAGCACAACAAACGTCGATTTTACCGACCGCGAACTGATGGAGTACGGCATTGATATGATACTCCGCAAGCCAATCCAGCGTCATAAACTGTACGAGATGATCTGTAGTTTATTTGCGAACGGTGGTGAAAAACAGTTTGTAAGTCTCTCCAATAATGAACCTGCCAATCAGACTGCAAAAAAACTGCCCACCACTCGTATCCTGCTGGCAGAAGATAACAACATCAACTTGATGTATGTCACAGAGTTGATGAATCAACTGGGTTGTATGTGCGATACGGCAACAAACGGTCTTGAAGCAGTCGAAGCGGTTCAACAACATGAATATGACCTGATTCTGATGGACTGCCAAATGCCTGAGTTAGATGGATTTGGAGCAACACGACAAATTCGACAGTTAGAATCTGATGGCACATTGAAAGGCCACATCCCTATTGTTGCCCTGACCGCCAATGCCATCAAGGGAGATCGCGAACGCTGCTTTGAGTCTGGCATGGATGAATACCTCAGTAAACCCGTCCAGAAAAATCAAATCATCAATGTACTCGAACGAATACTTAGACAGAAAGAAGTCGCTGTGATCGAAACGACCCACGCCAATACTGAACTTACAAATGAAGAAAAATCTTCGACTCCCCCTCCGATTGACGCCGCGCTCTTACTGGAACGCTGCTTTGGAAGCCTTGAACTCGCTGGATCACTATTAGATGAACTGGAAACGACGGGACGAGATCGGGTAAAGGAAATTCAGCAACAAGCTGAAGTCTCAGATGCCCAGGCGCTGGCGCTGGCAGCACATTCACTCAAAGGCGCAACCGGTATTCTATGTGCTTCATCACTACTGAAATTATCTGAAGAAATTGAACTCGCAGGTCACGAAGCAAATCTGGAAGGGATCGAAGCCCTCATTGATGACATTTCCAATGAAATGGAACGCTGTCTGGACAACATCCCACAACTGCGAGAAGAGATGCGGTTAATTAAAGAAGGTGATGTGTAA
- a CDS encoding DUF6790 family protein, with protein sequence MNTLIPLALENFTLSFLILGLLASGISLLTKPRPRTAAVIIEALLAYFLLFSVGFSFFYNFVMHSFFGETAARFIGWQQSPFQFEVGTASLGYAVVGFLAFRGSLGMRAAAVVGPSMFLLGAAGGHIYQMITEHNFAPGNAGIIFYTDLLIPIVGFVLLGLHARCQRSAQTIPQA encoded by the coding sequence TTGAACACGCTCATCCCATTGGCATTGGAAAATTTCACGCTCAGCTTCCTGATTCTGGGACTACTGGCTTCCGGGATTTCACTTTTGACGAAGCCGCGTCCTCGAACAGCGGCTGTGATCATCGAAGCGTTGTTGGCTTATTTCCTGCTGTTTTCAGTCGGTTTTTCCTTCTTTTATAACTTCGTCATGCATTCCTTTTTCGGAGAGACGGCGGCCCGGTTTATCGGCTGGCAACAGAGCCCGTTTCAGTTTGAAGTTGGAACCGCCAGCCTGGGATATGCTGTCGTTGGCTTTCTGGCATTCCGAGGAAGTCTGGGAATGCGGGCTGCGGCTGTTGTAGGGCCGTCGATGTTTCTACTCGGCGCTGCGGGAGGGCATATCTATCAGATGATCACCGAACATAATTTTGCCCCTGGAAATGCCGGCATCATCTTTTATACGGATCTATTGATTCCCATCGTGGGTTTTGTGCTCTTAGGATTACACGCTCGCTGTCAGCGGTCCGCTCAAACAATTCCGCAGGCCTGA